One Echeneis naucrates chromosome 16, fEcheNa1.1, whole genome shotgun sequence genomic window, AATGTTTTGGTCTTGCCACATGAAGGGCAAACATTCACACCTGGCATCTCCATCATAGCTACTGGGAATTAAAGAGCCAGCTTATGGGTATCGGGATGGTAGCTCAGAGCATGTGAGGAGTGTTTATCGTGTTCTTTCTCAGATAACACTGTGCTAATACTCTCCGTCTGTCTCCTGCAGTAATTATACAGCTCTGGTCGGCGTGTGGATATACGGCTTCTTTGTCATGGTGCTGCTGGCACTAGACTTTCTTTACTACTCAGCCATAAACTATGAGCTGTGCCAGGTCTACTTGGAGAAATGGGGTCTTGGAGGACGCTGGCTGAAGAAGGCTCGGAGTCAGTGGCACAGATCCATGCCAGAGGAGAGTGAAGCCCAGGCTCAAGCCCAACCAATGGTCCCCAGCCACCACCAGCCCCAACACAGCCTCCGGGGGGAGAGCCACAGTCCCACGTTGCTGCCCTACAACACATCCACTGCTTGGTGAGTCACTGTCAGTCACATGACACGTGGAATTCAGCAGTTGGATATGTCTATTTTAAAACTGCAAGAATCAGCAAGTAGAGGATTATGATTTGCATCGCAGGTCTCCTTCACGGAGGTGTCTCCAGGACAGTTGCAGGGAGCAAATACAGATTTACGCCTAGCAGACAGGTAGCTGAAGAGACTGGTGTGGTGTGCTGCCGTCAGCGCATTAAATGCACATTATAATTTAAAAGATACTCCTTTAATTGGTAACTCTTGTTCATCCTAAAGTTGGTTGTTGCTTTGATTGTTAGCTTTTCCATCTAAACTTAACCTGAACTACACGTCCCTGTACGTGTAGCAGttcatttatcacatttattaTGTAGATTATAGTTATGAGCAATGGTTGCCATTTTTTCATAGCTCGTCATAATGCTTTTAATGAAATGATTGGTTACATAGCTGTACGAAAACATCTCGAACTCATCAAAAGTGTTAATTCATGTGAAATTTCTTTCAGAATGCGGACACAAATTTATTAACATTatacacattaaaaaagattaaaataacaTTGACATTAAGAtgttaaaaaacattaaaaataagatTTGTTCTACTGTGATCAACATCTTACAAAGCTGAGACTGTTAAGGATGttgtcaaaattaaaaagaaagaaagaaacaattcAATGGTCCCTTTTTGAGATGCTCATCATTTTCCAACatcatttctctctgtgcctgatTTTGCTGTCTGtatgtttctctcttctctctgttttgttacATAGAGTGCTAGATTGGCAGGGAAACAAATTAGAGCAATTCAAGCATACTTTCCTCGAGTCAACAGGGAAGAAGTTCAAATATTAAGCTACCTACGTTTTTGAGTTCCTCATTATGGAATGTTGTTCGCACGCTCTGAAGAACATAAACATCATCAGTGCAAACAATAATATCAatgatttctgtttcctttAAAATCATAGCAACACACTGGTAAAGAATGTAATTATATTAACATAAAGTTTCACTCTGATTAAGGAATAAAgattttatctgtattttaagAGCTGGTCTATGAATAGATGATTTTTTGCCGAGCACCAAGGCCTGCATTTACATTGTATCTTAAGGCTAAAAATAGCTCCTAACTGGCTGAATTAGGAGAAACCCCTAAGAATAATGCCAGGACTCCTTTTTGACCTAGAATAATTCATAATGCTACTTGCTAAAAGAGGGAGTCTGGGAGGAGTTTGATGAATTCCTA contains:
- the shisal1b gene encoding protein shisa-like-1a isoform X2 — protein: MTITSRQSFNVLTVIFLLLSTAALSAHYRVCEPYSDHKGRYHFGFHCPRLSDNKTYMFCCHHNNTAFKYCCNETEFQMVMQINLTTTSDGYAHNNYTALVGVWIYGFFVMVLLALDFLYYSAINYELCQVYLEKWGLGGRWLKKARSQWHRSMPEESEAQAQAQPMVPSHHQPQHSLRGESHSPTLLPYNTSTA
- the shisal1b gene encoding protein shisa-like-1a isoform X1, which translates into the protein MTITSRQSFNVLTVIFLLLSTAALSAHYRVCEPYSDHKGRYHFGFHCPRLSDNKTYMFCCHHNNTAFKYCCNETEFQMVMQINLTTTSDGYAHNNYTALVGVWIYGFFVMVLLALDFLYYSAINYELCQVYLEKWGLGGRWLKKARSQWHRSMPEESEAQAQAQPMVPSHHQPQHSLRGESHSPTLLPYNTSTAW